The Helianthus annuus cultivar XRQ/B chromosome 16, HanXRQr2.0-SUNRISE, whole genome shotgun sequence genome includes a window with the following:
- the LOC110917039 gene encoding CAAX prenyl protease 1 homolog isoform X2: MAFPYMEAVVGFMMLKYIFETYLDLRQHAALKLPTSLPKTLEGVISQTYLEKCRAYSIDKSNFHFVKQFVTIIMDSATLLFGVLPWIWKKSGVVLESTGVDAENEIYHTLTFLAGAMIWSQITDLPFYLYSTFVIEERYGINKQTVWLFIKDMIKGMMLAIIIGPPVVAAIILIVQKGGPYLAIYLWGFMFVLSLVTMTIYPVLIAPLYNKLTPLPEGELRARIETLASSLNFPLKKLFVVDESTRSTCSNAYLYGFYKNKRIVLYDNLIQKCKNVEEVVAVVAHELGHWKLNHTVYLFVAFQVLIILLFGGYALVKNSKDLFMSFGFDSQPTLIGLMLYMTIIPVLPLIIFGHNFVRRAFEFQADAFAKKLGYSKPLGDSLVKQEGNLSGLNADPWYSAYHYSHPTLVERLAALDEPHNKAD; encoded by the exons ATGGCGTTTCCGTACATGGAAGCTGTAGTCG GGTTCATGATGTTGAAGTACATCTTTGAGACATATCTAGATTTGAGACAGCATGCTGCTCTCAAGCTGCCAACGTCACTTCCTAAAACTTTGGAAGGGGTGATTAGCCAGACGTACCTTGAAAAATGTAGAGCTTATAGTATTGATAAAAG TAACTTTCACTTCGTTAAGCAGTTTGTAACAATAATAATGGACTCTGCTACTTTGCTCTTTGGTGTTTTGCCTTGGATTTGGAAA AAATCAGGAGTTGTTCTGGAATCCACTGGCGTTGATGCAGAAAATGAAATATATCACACACTTACATTCCTAGCTGGTGCAATGATTTGGTCTCAG ATAACAGACTTGCCTTTTTATCTCTACTCGACTTTTGTAATTGAGGAACGATATGGTATCAACAAG CAAACAGTTTGGCTGTTCATCAAAGACATGATTAAGGGCATGATGTTGGCTATAATAATAGGACCACCCGTTGTGGCTGCCATCATTTTAATAGTACAG AAAGGCGGTCCTTATTTGGCTATCTACCTTTGGGGGTTTATGTTTGTTTTGTCTCTTGTCACGATGACGATTTATCCAGTTTTAATTGCACCCCTTTATAACAAGCTCACACCT CTTCCAGAAGGCGAGCTTAGGGCAAGAATTGAGACCCTTGCTTCCTCTCTCAATTTCCCTTTGAAGAAGCTGTTTGTTGTTGATGAATCTACAAGGTCGACCTGTAGCAAT GCGTACTTGTATGGGTTCTATAAAAACAAGCGAATTGTTCTTTACGATAATTTGATTCAGAAG TGCAAAAATGTGGAAGAAGTTGTTGCTGTGGTTGCTCATGAACTTGGTCACTGGAAACTGAATCACACAGTGTACTTGTTTGTTGCTTTTCAG GTTCTTATAATTTTGTTATTTGGAGGTTATGCACTTGTAAAGAACTCAAAGGATCTATTCATGAGTTTCGGATTCGATAGTCAACCAACACTCATTGGGCTCATGTTATATATG ACAATAATACCTGTCCTGCCTCTTATAATCTTTGGCCACAACTTCGTAAGGCGTGCTTTTGAGTTTCAG gCTGATGCTTTTGCAAAGAAGCTTGGTTATTCTAAACCACTTGGAGATTCACTAGTTAAGCAG GAGGGGAACTTGTCAGGATTGAACGCAGATCCCTGGTACTCTGCTTATCACTATTCGCACCCTACTCTGGTTGAAAGGTTAGCTGCCTTAGATGAACCTCATAACAAGGCAGATTAA
- the LOC110917039 gene encoding CAAX prenyl protease 1 homolog isoform X1, with the protein MAFPYMEAVVGFMMLKYIFETYLDLRQHAALKLPTSLPKTLEGVISQTYLEKCRAYSIDKSNFHFVKQFVTIIMDSATLLFGVLPWIWKKSGVVLESTGVDAENEIYHTLTFLAGAMIWSQITDLPFYLYSTFVIEERYGINKQTVWLFIKDMIKGMMLAIIIGPPVVAAIILIVQKGGPYLAIYLWGFMFVLSLVTMTIYPVLIAPLYNKLTPLPEGELRARIETLASSLNFPLKKLFVVDESTRSTCSNAYLYGFYKNKRIVLYDNLIQKCKNVEEVVAVVAHELGHWKLNHTVYLFVAFQVLIILLFGGYALVKNSKDLFMSFGFDSQPTLIGLMLYMQTIIPVLPLIIFGHNFVRRAFEFQADAFAKKLGYSKPLGDSLVKQEGNLSGLNADPWYSAYHYSHPTLVERLAALDEPHNKAD; encoded by the exons ATGGCGTTTCCGTACATGGAAGCTGTAGTCG GGTTCATGATGTTGAAGTACATCTTTGAGACATATCTAGATTTGAGACAGCATGCTGCTCTCAAGCTGCCAACGTCACTTCCTAAAACTTTGGAAGGGGTGATTAGCCAGACGTACCTTGAAAAATGTAGAGCTTATAGTATTGATAAAAG TAACTTTCACTTCGTTAAGCAGTTTGTAACAATAATAATGGACTCTGCTACTTTGCTCTTTGGTGTTTTGCCTTGGATTTGGAAA AAATCAGGAGTTGTTCTGGAATCCACTGGCGTTGATGCAGAAAATGAAATATATCACACACTTACATTCCTAGCTGGTGCAATGATTTGGTCTCAG ATAACAGACTTGCCTTTTTATCTCTACTCGACTTTTGTAATTGAGGAACGATATGGTATCAACAAG CAAACAGTTTGGCTGTTCATCAAAGACATGATTAAGGGCATGATGTTGGCTATAATAATAGGACCACCCGTTGTGGCTGCCATCATTTTAATAGTACAG AAAGGCGGTCCTTATTTGGCTATCTACCTTTGGGGGTTTATGTTTGTTTTGTCTCTTGTCACGATGACGATTTATCCAGTTTTAATTGCACCCCTTTATAACAAGCTCACACCT CTTCCAGAAGGCGAGCTTAGGGCAAGAATTGAGACCCTTGCTTCCTCTCTCAATTTCCCTTTGAAGAAGCTGTTTGTTGTTGATGAATCTACAAGGTCGACCTGTAGCAAT GCGTACTTGTATGGGTTCTATAAAAACAAGCGAATTGTTCTTTACGATAATTTGATTCAGAAG TGCAAAAATGTGGAAGAAGTTGTTGCTGTGGTTGCTCATGAACTTGGTCACTGGAAACTGAATCACACAGTGTACTTGTTTGTTGCTTTTCAG GTTCTTATAATTTTGTTATTTGGAGGTTATGCACTTGTAAAGAACTCAAAGGATCTATTCATGAGTTTCGGATTCGATAGTCAACCAACACTCATTGGGCTCATGTTATATATG CAGACAATAATACCTGTCCTGCCTCTTATAATCTTTGGCCACAACTTCGTAAGGCGTGCTTTTGAGTTTCAG gCTGATGCTTTTGCAAAGAAGCTTGGTTATTCTAAACCACTTGGAGATTCACTAGTTAAGCAG GAGGGGAACTTGTCAGGATTGAACGCAGATCCCTGGTACTCTGCTTATCACTATTCGCACCCTACTCTGGTTGAAAGGTTAGCTGCCTTAGATGAACCTCATAACAAGGCAGATTAA